The DNA sequence CGTATCGCTTCGCCGTCGCGGCGCAGGACTGCACCCCCTCGCTGTCCTCGCTGCGCCAGACTTCCACGGTGACCATCCCATGACCTCCACCCGTCGCTCGCAGCCGCATCGGCTCAAGGCCCGCCCTGGCATCGCGCTTGTCATCGTGTTGATGGTGTTCATGGCGGTGGCCGCGATCGCCGCCGGCGCGTCATTCCTCGGGCTGAACACCTCGCTCATCTCGAGCTATCACAACCGCCTCTCGCTGCTCGAGAGCGTCGCGGATGCCGGCCTCGAGCAGGCCCGCTCCGCCCTGAACGGCAACCGCGCGATCTATCCCGACTCGGGTTACACCGTCTACGAGAACTCGGCCGCCGTGCTCGATGCCGCCGGCGCGACGATCCCGGGTGTCACCCGCAGCATCTACTTCGGCCCCACCGGCATCAGCACCGGCCAGTACGGCGTGTTCGGCAGCATCGTCACCGTCGTCGCCGACCAGTTTGGCAACCGCATCGTGCGGCGCATGGAGATCGTGCAGGAGAGCTTCGCGAAGTACTCCTACTTCACGGACATCGAGGGCACGATCGTGTTCGGCGCCAACGACGTGCTCTACGGACCCGTCCACTCCAACGACGACATCATCATCCAGAACGCCGCACCGGGCGCGACATTCTGGGGTAAGGTCAAGACGGGCGGCACGATCACGAACCGGAACCGTGGCAACTACATGGCCGGGTACGAAGAGAACGCGACGCTGATCGACTTTCCGGAGACGGCCGAGCTCACGCGCCTGCTCGCGCAGGCGACTGCCGGCGGCACGAACTTCACCAGCTCGACGGCGGGCGGTGATGACCAAGCCTCGATGCGCATCGAGTTCGTTGCGCTCGACCTCAACGCCGACGGCGACTCCACGGATGCGGACGAGGGGTTCTTCAAGGTCTATCGCGTCACGAACACGGCCAACGCGTGGTTCGTGACGGCAGACACCACGGGCAACTGGGGCACCAACGGCCTGCGTGACTCCCGCAACTGCGGACACACGCTGTCGAGCGGCACTGGAGCTCACTCGCACTTCCTCACATTCGACCGACACACGGGCACCACGAACTCGTCCGACCAACGCCCCTGGGCCCCGAACAACGGGCAGAATCGGCTCTGCTACCTCGGCGGCGACGACCGGCTGAACGACAACATCAACACGGTGGCCAATCCGCGGAACACCTTCCGCGTCGCCGAGGGCGCCACCGTCGCCGGTACGGACGACTGGGGCTACGGGGGCTGGCTGCAATGGACGGGTACGATCGATCCGCGCGTGACGGCGGTCCGGCCGCGTGACGCGGCCTTCCTGTGGCCGCTGTCGCGCGCGTTGAACCCGAACTTCAAGGGCGTCATCCACGTCACGGGCAAGATTGCCATCTCGGGGCGCGTCCGCGGCAAGGTCACACTGGCGGCGACGCGCAACATCATCATCGCCGACAACCTTCGCTATGTGACGAATCCCGGAGGCACGACTCCCTGCAACTCGCCGGAGCGAGACATCCTCGGCCTGTTCAGCGGCGAGGACGTGCTGATGGCGCACAACCTGCTCAATTCGCCGTCGCGCCCGGGCCCGGGCACGACCGGCTCGTACCGCACGTGGAACAACCGCGGTGGCGACGAAGTCGTGCATGCGGTGGTGCTGGCGCTCGACCAGTTCCGTGCCGCCTCACATGACCAAGGGCCCGACGACGCCGAAGACTGCCAAGGCGCGAACAACGAGCGCGGCTGCCTCTTCCTCACCGGCGGCATCATCCAGAACACGCGCGGCCCGGTGGGCATCACCGACGGGCGCGGGTACATCAAGCGCTACCAGTACGACGCCTGCTCGGGCAACAACCCGCCACCCTACTTCCCGACCACGGGCCACTTCATCCGCTCGCACTACTACGAAGTCGAGCCGACGAACTTCGACATCGACACCTACTGGGCGAGTCTCGTCCCGGCGCCCTGAGCGCCTAGAGGGTTGGCGAAAGCTCCACGTGACGGCGCGCGGCCTCGAGGACGCGCGCCGTCACCGCGTCGAGGGTCCCCGCGACCAGCGCGCCGGAGGCGCGCGTGTGCCCGCCACCGCCGAACTCCCGCGCCAGCGCGTTCACGTCCACGCCCGCGCGGCTGCGGAACGACACCTTGACCTTGCCGTGCCCGAGGTCCCGGAACAACATCGCGAGGCGGACGCCTCGCACGCTCCGCGGGTACTCAGAGATGCCGTCGAGATCCTCTGACGACACACCGAAGCGCTCGAGCGCGCCGGCCGCCACCCGCACCCAGGCGATGCCGTGGGCACTGTCCACCTCAAGGCTCTCCAGCGCCTCGCGCAGCAAGTGCAGTCGTCCCAGCGGTACGCTGCCGTAAATGCGATGGTACATCTCCTCGGGATCCACCCCGACCGTGAGCAGGTCCGCCGCCACCGCGAGACAGCGCGGTGATGTGTTCCCGAAGCGGAAACCGCCCGTGTCCGTGACGAGCGCCGTGTACAGCGACTTGGCGATCGCCGAGCTGATCGTCAGGCCCCGCTCGCGCGCGAAGTCATACACGAGTTCGGCGGTGGCGCAGGCCGCCGTGTCGCTGAGCATCGTCTTGCCCGGCGGCTCCTGCCCGGGCAGGTGGTGATCGATCACCAGCGCGTCCCGGGGCATCTGCCGCACGGCGTCGGCGAGCGCGCCGAGGCGGCCGAGGTCGGAGATGTCCAGCACGATGACGCGATCGACACCGGCGAGGGCCTTGGCACCCTCGGCCGACCGCTCCTCGACGTCGTCACCGAGCAGCCAGCGGAACAGCTCCGGCCACGGCGTCGGGTTCACGATGATGGCGCGGATCCCCATCTGCCCGAGCAAGCGGGCGAGCGCGGACTCCGATCCGCACCCGTCGCCGTCGGCGTTGATGTGGGTGCAGAGGGCGACCTGCATGCCCGGCCGCAACTCGGCAGCCAGCCGCGCGATCGCTTCGCGACGCGCGGCTGGCACCGTCAACAGGTCATGGACTTCGGGACTCAGGGTCAGCTCCCGGACTGCGCCAGCTTGGAATGGCGGCGTCCGTACAGGAAGTAGATCGCCAGGCCGAGGGCCATCCACACGGCGAGTCGCAGCCAGGTGTCCGGCGGCAGCGAGTACATGAGATAGCCGCAGACGATGATGCCGCCCAGCGGTACGAAGGGGACCAGCGGCGTGCGGAAGGGCCGCTCGAGTTCCGGCCGCTTGTAGCGCAGCAGCAGGATGCCCGCGCAGACGATCATGAACGCGAACAGCGTGCCGATCGACACGAGGTGGCCGAGGATGCCGATGGGGAAGAGCCCCGCGAAGAACGAGGCGAAGAGACCCGTGATGATCGTCGCGAGCCACGGCGTCTGGTACTTCGGGTGCACCTTGCCGAAGATCGGCGGCAGCAGGCCATCGCGCGACATCGCGTAGAAGATGCGCGGCTGGCCCATGAGCATGACGAGCACCACCGACGCGAGGCCGGCGATGGCACCGATGTTCGTGAGGTACTTGAGCCAGGCCAGCGACGGGCCAGCCGCGTCGAGCGCCACGTACACCGGCTCCGCCACGTCCAGCTGCGGATACGGCACCATGCCCGTCATGACCAGCGCCATGAGGATGTAGAGGACGGTGCAGACGGCCAGGGACGCGAGGATGCCGATCGGGAGGTCGCGCTGCGGGTTCTTGGCTTCCTGCGCCGCGGTCGAGACGGCGTCGAAGCCGATGTAGGCGAAGAAGATCACGCCGGCGCCGGCGAAGATGCCGCTCCAGCCGAACTTGCCGTTGATCAGGTTGCCCGCTTCGTCCGTGAGCTGCGCCGGGATGAAGGGGCTCCAGTTGGCCGCATCCACGTAGAAGAAGCCGAAGCCGATCACGAGCAGGACGATGCCGACCTTCACGTAGACGATCGCGTTGTTCAGCTTGGCGGATTCCTTGATGCCGAGCACGAGCAGCGTGGTCATGAGGAGCACGAGCAGCACGGCGGGCAGGTTGATGATCGCGCCCGTCCGCACGATGGTATGCGTGCCCTCGAGCGTGAACGGCGCAGAGGTCAGCGCGGTCGGCAGGTCGATGCCGATGTCGCGCAGCATCTGCGTGAAGTATCCGGACCACCCTACCGCGACGGTGCTCGCCGCGAAGAGATACTCGAGGATCAGGTCCCAGCCGATGATCCAGGCGAGGAGTTCACCGAGCGTGGCGTACCCGTAGGTGTACGCCGAGCCGGCGATCGGGATCATCGAGGCGAACTCGGCGTAGCAGAGGCCCGCGAAGGCGCAGCCCAGCCCGGCGATGAGGAACGAGATCACGATGGCCGGTCCGGCATGCTGCGCCGCGGCGGTGCCCGTGAGCACGAAGATGCCCGCGCCGATGATGGCACCGATGCCGAGCAGCGTGAGGTTCATCGCGGTGAGGGAACGCTTGAGCGTGTGCTCCCCGTCCCCGCCCGCCTCCTGCATCAGGACGGACAGGGGCTTGGTGGTCCACAGTCCCATGGTTACACCGAGTAGTTAGGCGCTTCGCGCGTGATGGTGACGTCATGCGGGTGCGACTCGCGCAGCCCCGCCGGAGTGATGCGCACGAACTCCGCCTGGGTGCGGAGCTCGTCGATCGTGCGGCAGCCGGAGTAGCCCATCCCGCTGCGCAGCCCACCGACCATCTGGTACAGCACTTCGCCGACAGGGCCCTTGTAGGGCACGCGGCCCTCGATGCCCTCGGGCACGAACTTCTTGGCGGACATCTCGCCGTCCTGGAAGTAGCGATCGGCGCTGCCGTCCTGCATGGCGGAGAGCGAGCCCATGCCGCGGATCATCTTGAAGCGGCGGCCTTCGGCGAGAATGCTCTCGCCCGGGGACTCCTCGGTGCCGGCGAGCATGGAGCCCATCATCACGGTGTGCGCACCCGCGGCGATGGCCTTCACGATGTCGCCCGAGTACTTGATGCCGCCGTCGGCGATGACGGGGATGTCGCCGGCGCCGGCGCAGGCGTCGAAGATCGCCGTGAGCTGCGGCACGCCGATGCCGGTGACGACGCGCGTCGTGCAGATGGACCCGGGGCCCACGCCGACCTTGATGCCGTCCACGCCGCGCTCGATCAGCGCCTTGGCCGCGGCTTCGGTGGCGATGTTGCCCGCGACGAGT is a window from the Pseudogemmatithrix spongiicola genome containing:
- a CDS encoding DHH family phosphoesterase; amino-acid sequence: MPAARREAIARLAAELRPGMQVALCTHINADGDGCGSESALARLLGQMGIRAIIVNPTPWPELFRWLLGDDVEERSAEGAKALAGVDRVIVLDISDLGRLGALADAVRQMPRDALVIDHHLPGQEPPGKTMLSDTAACATAELVYDFARERGLTISSAIAKSLYTALVTDTGGFRFGNTSPRCLAVAADLLTVGVDPEEMYHRIYGSVPLGRLHLLREALESLEVDSAHGIAWVRVAAGALERFGVSSEDLDGISEYPRSVRGVRLAMLFRDLGHGKVKVSFRSRAGVDVNALAREFGGGGHTRASGALVAGTLDAVTARVLEAARRHVELSPTL
- a CDS encoding amino acid permease, translating into MGLWTTKPLSVLMQEAGGDGEHTLKRSLTAMNLTLLGIGAIIGAGIFVLTGTAAAQHAGPAIVISFLIAGLGCAFAGLCYAEFASMIPIAGSAYTYGYATLGELLAWIIGWDLILEYLFAASTVAVGWSGYFTQMLRDIGIDLPTALTSAPFTLEGTHTIVRTGAIINLPAVLLVLLMTTLLVLGIKESAKLNNAIVYVKVGIVLLVIGFGFFYVDAANWSPFIPAQLTDEAGNLINGKFGWSGIFAGAGVIFFAYIGFDAVSTAAQEAKNPQRDLPIGILASLAVCTVLYILMALVMTGMVPYPQLDVAEPVYVALDAAGPSLAWLKYLTNIGAIAGLASVVLVMLMGQPRIFYAMSRDGLLPPIFGKVHPKYQTPWLATIITGLFASFFAGLFPIGILGHLVSIGTLFAFMIVCAGILLLRYKRPELERPFRTPLVPFVPLGGIIVCGYLMYSLPPDTWLRLAVWMALGLAIYFLYGRRHSKLAQSGS